GGGTAGCATCAGACAATGTGTACCATCACTCATGATTCCCACTAGGAAACATAGGAGGATGGCTGTCATAGATGGTGTTGGATGCTCCACTAGTCGGCCATTCTGGAAGATGACAGGAACTGGCCGAAATATCATTAATGGGTCTCCACGGCATGCTAATTCCATTTGTCCTAATagcatgagtttttttttttttcccaaaaagtgAAGCCCACCTAGGGactaataaaattattttttgtttctctagCCAATCATGTTTTTGTCATTGTGGGTCTTTTAGACAATTGAACATAGGTTACAACACTTTTATAACCTACCTAGGTGACAACCAGCTTTTCCCCATGATGAATATCATAACCTCAGACAGAATCACCAAAATTTGAGCataataaaaaagtaaataGGTAAGAATTGAGGCTTACAGACAAGAAGAGGTTCATCCCAGTCAACAACGACTGTGGAGCATTCGCAGTACAATTCACTGATGGTTGCCCCTCATAGACAATAACTCTGTCTGCTAGGTAGGTCGCCATAATGAAGTCATGCTCAACCACAAAAGCAGTTTTCTTGGCATGGAGGATAAACCTCTTTATGACTTTGGATGCAACAATACGCTGCTCTGAATCAAGGTAAGCACTTGGTTCATCTATCAAATAAATGTCTGCAGGCTGCAAATGACACCAAAATATACATCATTTTAAATGTAGGGGCAAACTCAAAACTGCAACAAGAATTGAAATATTAAGAACGCATATGCATCTGCCCATAGAGGATTCAATTGAGATGTAACCCATCCTTACAGATTTTCACCTCATAGCACCATTGACATCAAAAACTCTACTCAAAGAGATCAAACTCAACAATGTATAGTCAAAGCTATATAGAAGTCACATTCTGCGGTAAGCAACAACTTTCTACTTGACCAAAACCCATGAATTTGACGTTTGCAATGCATCATCATTCACAAATAAAAATGTGCACATGCATGAGAATACATCCAGAAAGGACAATAATTTAGAACAAACagttataaaaaataaaaaaacaattcaCCTAACGATTCAAAATAGAAAGCAGTAAACATTTGCATACCTTTCCCAGACAAAGACACAAGGCAACTCTTTGCAACTCTCCACCAGAGAGATTCACAACTTCTTGATCCATTAATTGTTCAATTAGAAGTGGTTTCATGACATCTGACACAAACTGAGGATGCATGTAAGAATCACGTATCTTTTGATGTAACAAGTGTCTGACTGTTGACTGAAATTTCGGACTGATCTTCTGGGGCTTATAAGAAACATTAAATTCTGGTATTTCCACATCAGAATCCTCCACTTCATCAGGCTTCAACAAACCAGCCTGCAGCCAGAAGATTAAGATAATCAGGACaaatatcaaataggaaaaCTAGTTTGATGTGTGAAGGCGAGACTGTAATCCCTTAAATACCGGAATAGCTTAAGATGCAAATTTCATATGATAGCATTAGAACCATAGattaaaataaatatgaaaatgcTAGGGATACCAGCATGCGGATGAATGTTGTCTTTCCCGTCCCATTCTCACCAAGCATTACAATAATCTGAGAGTCAGTGAATTCACCCTCAACTACACGAAGCTTGAAATTACCCTGAGTCTTACTCATGGTTGGGTATTTGTAACGTGCATAGGTCTGAACCTCCTCAGCGCTTTCCTGTGGAGTCTCAGCGACCTGCAAAATGCAACAGAGTAAAGACCAAACCAGCATTGAATCATTGGACATCCATAATGAAGATCTGGAATGTTTACCTTGAAAGTAAGAGACTCTTCACGGAATCTCAGATTTTCCGTTGGAACAAACCCTGCCAAGAATATATTAATACCTTCTCTGACTGAAAAAGGTAGAGTAACAACTCCATATGCTCCTGGTTTCCCATATAAGCAGCAAATGAAGTCCGACAAGTAGTCGAGGACACTAAGGTCATGCTCCACAACAATGACATAGCTGAAGAGATGATACAGCAAATTAGGATGTAAACAACcaataacccccccccccccccaaaacaacaCACAAagaacaaataaacaaaaacgtATCAAGACCATGCGCAATCAACTGTAGGAGAAGGAAAGACCTGTTAGGCCTGAGCAAAGATCGGATAACTTGGGCAGCTTTAAGCCTTTGTTTAACATCAAGATAACTGGAAGGCTCATCAAACATGTATATCTCTGCATTTTGTATGGCAACTACAGCAATAGCAAACCTCTGGAGCTCTCCACCTGACAAATCTCCAACATTTCGATCTATAACCTGATTCAGCTCAAGATCATGACAAAGTTCTGCCTTCAtatctctctcatctttctGATTGAGCACTTGGCCAACATTGCCTTGAACTGCTTTTGGAATGTGATCAACATACTGTGGCTTGATGATTGCCTATTCAACAATAAACTAAGTCATTCATAGGGggttttttgtgtgtgtgtgtgtggggggggggggagaagtaggagggagaaaagaaaaacaatgtacaATGTTTTTTAACAAGGGGCGAACCATAAGATAACAAGGAAAATCGTAACACATAATTGCAGCAGAAGGTCATAGAACACATATGCATAAGAAACTTCTTCACATGACTTCTGATATTTCGTCGGGAACACAATCTTGCATAACTTCCAGGTGGTAGGGACCCAATAGAGTTCGTACATCTGATACCAAGATTTCAACTATCCCTATAAACAAAAGGGTAGAGAACTGACAAGGAAGGGGCATGTCCACCATGAACAAAGTTATGGTTCAACCACCAAACCACTTGGAAGAGATCCATTCCCCTAAAACATAACAAAAACCAAACTTTTTCACtctttatataaataataaccAGATTCAAATTGACTTTTTTACCATAACTAGAACTCCTATAACAAATCAATAACTGACTCTCTTTGACAATAATGATAAATACTCTTAATGTGATTCTAATCACAATTTCCGACCCACAGTTATTGCTTAATCAACAAATAAGAATATTAACTGAAGAAATACTCTAAACAAAACTCCTACAGTCCATTTCTAATTCGAATTCCTAAACAACAAACTAAATTCATCATAGCTTTCCTgataaaattttgtaatcaCAAGATTTTGGTCTCATTGAAAAGACAATTTAATTAACCTTCAAATGGCAGAAAAGTTATACTGAACTGAAAATTTTGACCTGTCAAACTCAAAAGCAAAAGATGAAAGGTGGAATAACCAACAGAACCAAATGTACTTCAATACAACAGCCCTTAGCATGTGAAGGAAAAATATAAGCCACATGACTAGGCTCATAGATGTTCATGCATCGAATAtctatggactgctgtcaatgTGACATCTTGCATCAACTAAGGTACCCGGCAGTCTTGAGGGGCCAGGTGCTCAGCCATGTAACTATGCATGTACCAAGGCAATCGGGCATTCAAATAGGTCACCATTTTGGCAAGTGACGATCTATGGCGGTTACTAAGAGGGGGGTAAATTAGTGACTCAATTTTCATCCCCTGTTGTTCCACACACACTTACACTGGCACTCTGTTGGCACTTCTCATAAACACACCCATCCATGCACACACCTCAGCCTGActgtcaaaggctctaccaagt
The nucleotide sequence above comes from Telopea speciosissima isolate NSW1024214 ecotype Mountain lineage chromosome 3, Tspe_v1, whole genome shotgun sequence. Encoded proteins:
- the LOC122655859 gene encoding ABC transporter E family member 2 codes for the protein MADRLTRIAIVSSDRCKPKKCRQECKKSCPVVKTGKLCIEVTSASKIAFISEELCIGCGICVKKCPFEAIQIINLPKDLDKDTTHRYGPNTFKLHRLPVPRPGQVLGLVGTNGIGKSTALKVLAGKLKPNLGRFSNPPDWQEILTYFRGSELQNYFTRILEDNLKAIIKPQYVDHIPKAVQGNVGQVLNQKDERDMKAELCHDLELNQVIDRNVGDLSGGELQRFAIAVVAIQNAEIYMFDEPSSYLDVKQRLKAAQVIRSLLRPNSYVIVVEHDLSVLDYLSDFICCLYGKPGAYGVVTLPFSVREGINIFLAGFVPTENLRFREESLTFKVAETPQESAEEVQTYARYKYPTMSKTQGNFKLRVVEGEFTDSQIIVMLGENGTGKTTFIRMLAGLLKPDEVEDSDVEIPEFNVSYKPQKISPKFQSTVRHLLHQKIRDSYMHPQFVSDVMKPLLIEQLMDQEVVNLSGGELQRVALCLCLGKPADIYLIDEPSAYLDSEQRIVASKVIKRFILHAKKTAFVVEHDFIMATYLADRVIVYEGQPSVNCTANAPQSLLTGMNLFLSHLDITFRRDPTNFRPRINKLDSTKDREQKNAGSYYYLDD